A stretch of Arthrobacter sunyaminii DNA encodes these proteins:
- a CDS encoding GtrA family protein, which yields MANHGISPVRKVLRRLGSFSLVGAVAFVVDVSLFNVLASTVLDDSPITAKVISVAAATTVSWVGSRYLTFRSTRGRSVRSETLLFALTNVVGLLIATGCLFVSHYVLGFTSQFADNISGNVIGVLAGNVFRYFAYRYVVFTTEEERAARSALKENA from the coding sequence TTTCACCCGTCCGCAAGGTACTGCGGCGTCTGGGGTCCTTCTCCCTCGTCGGCGCAGTGGCCTTCGTTGTGGATGTCTCCCTTTTCAACGTCCTGGCCTCGACAGTGCTCGATGACAGCCCCATAACCGCCAAGGTCATCTCCGTTGCCGCTGCCACGACCGTCTCCTGGGTCGGCAGCCGATACCTGACCTTCCGCAGCACCCGGGGGCGGAGCGTCCGCAGCGAAACCCTGCTTTTCGCCCTGACCAACGTGGTGGGGCTGCTCATCGCCACCGGCTGCCTGTTCGTGTCACACTACGTGCTGGGTTTCACCAGCCAGTTTGCGGACAACATTTCCGGCAACGTCATCGGTGTCCTGGCCGGCAACGTGTTCCGGTACTTCGCGTACCGCTACGTTGTTTTCACCACGGAAGAGGAACGGGCAGCCCGGAGCGCGCTGAAAGAAAACGCATAA
- a CDS encoding NAD-dependent succinate-semialdehyde dehydrogenase, with the protein MTAYKTVNPATGETLQEFAEATDAEINEAISAAHGAFSSWRSQPVEARSKIIARVAELYRERSGELAALIATEMGKPLREAKGEVALSADIYDYYAAEGPGFMADEELSVKGGGGATVRTEPIGAILGIMPWNYPYYQVARFAGPNLMLGNTVLLKHANNCPQSALAMEQIFHDAGLPRDAYINLFATNDQAADIIADPRIQGVSLTGSERAGSAVAEVAGRNLKKYVLELGGSDPFIVLDSEDLDSTVKSAVAGRMGNAGQACNAAKRFIVMEDLYDDFVEKFTAKMQKIQPGDPLDEGTRFGPLSSQAAADSLVEQIQDAVDKGATLHTGGALVDGPGAYVQPTVLTGVTEDMRAFSEELFGPAAVIYKVSSADEAVELANSSPYGLGGAVFSADEDKALEVADRLESGMVWINGVSGTQEDLPFGGVKRSGVGRELGRYGMDEFVNKKLIRTPQSRK; encoded by the coding sequence ATGACTGCTTACAAAACCGTGAACCCCGCAACCGGGGAGACACTGCAAGAATTCGCCGAAGCCACCGACGCCGAAATCAACGAAGCAATCAGCGCAGCCCACGGTGCCTTTTCCTCGTGGCGCAGCCAGCCGGTTGAGGCCCGGAGCAAGATCATCGCCCGGGTGGCCGAGCTGTACCGCGAACGCAGCGGCGAGCTGGCGGCCCTGATCGCCACCGAAATGGGCAAGCCCCTGCGTGAGGCCAAGGGCGAAGTTGCCCTGTCCGCAGACATCTACGACTACTACGCCGCCGAAGGCCCCGGCTTCATGGCCGATGAGGAACTGAGCGTAAAGGGCGGCGGCGGGGCCACCGTGCGCACCGAACCGATCGGCGCGATCCTGGGCATCATGCCGTGGAACTACCCGTACTACCAGGTGGCCCGGTTCGCCGGCCCCAACCTCATGCTGGGCAACACCGTGCTGCTCAAGCATGCCAACAACTGCCCGCAGTCAGCCCTGGCCATGGAGCAGATCTTCCACGATGCCGGGCTGCCCCGGGATGCCTACATCAACCTTTTCGCCACCAATGACCAGGCCGCGGACATCATTGCAGATCCCCGGATCCAGGGCGTTTCCCTGACCGGTTCGGAGCGTGCCGGTTCCGCCGTTGCCGAGGTGGCCGGCCGGAACCTGAAGAAGTACGTGCTGGAACTGGGCGGCAGCGATCCGTTCATCGTGCTGGATTCCGAGGACCTGGACTCCACGGTCAAGTCCGCCGTGGCCGGCCGCATGGGCAACGCCGGACAGGCCTGCAACGCCGCTAAGCGTTTCATCGTCATGGAGGATCTCTACGACGACTTCGTGGAGAAGTTCACCGCGAAGATGCAGAAGATCCAGCCCGGTGATCCGCTGGACGAGGGCACCCGCTTTGGACCGCTGTCCTCACAGGCTGCCGCAGACTCCTTGGTGGAGCAGATTCAGGATGCCGTGGACAAGGGCGCAACTCTCCACACCGGCGGTGCGTTGGTGGACGGGCCCGGCGCCTACGTTCAGCCCACCGTGCTGACCGGCGTCACGGAGGATATGCGTGCCTTCTCGGAGGAGCTCTTCGGTCCGGCCGCCGTGATCTACAAGGTCTCCAGCGCCGATGAAGCCGTAGAACTGGCGAACAGCTCACCGTACGGCCTGGGCGGCGCCGTCTTCAGCGCTGACGAGGACAAGGCCCTTGAGGTTGCTGACCGGCTGGAATCGGGCATGGTCTGGATCAACGGCGTGTCCGGAACCCAGGAAGACCTGCCCTTCGGCGGCGTCAAGCGCTCCGGCGTGGGCCGGGAACTGGGACGCTACGGCATGGATGAGTTCGTCAACAAGAAGCTGATCCGCACGCCGCAGTCCCGGAAGTAG